One Paenibacillus riograndensis SBR5 DNA segment encodes these proteins:
- a CDS encoding YheC/YheD family endospore coat-associated protein yields the protein MSKFKIPVQTVHSGILQENAVMLGEKSMKKLKIPAHGTIQLTFGSFRQEVTVIPVPKSDILRVSEGLARRLGLRQRLALNVSYSSGSRILRLGPIIGVLVSRDHPDQPDRLFGPITMFCRELTNACHAQGAYVYFFTPEALGTHSTSIQGWVYDEGWRKLSLPIADVINNRLTTRKMENKPSVQHFLADVKSRYGTHFFNEKFLDKTEVFEALAQDATLQRYLPESHALKGFAILKKMCGTYNSVFLKPVRGSLGKGILRISKDESGSYRLLSTTPMGTRKQTYPSLAKLFQSVAPKMKTTRYQIQQGLPLLELGRRPVDFRALVQKNGTGKWGVTSIVARTAGSNHFVSNLARGGTLSTAREAIAKSSLPSGVKENTQVLLPRAALAIARGVETYIPAHFGELGIDLALDQSGRIWLLEVNSKPSKNDNTPLNDQKIRPSVKQMILYCRYLAGL from the coding sequence ATGTCTAAGTTCAAGATCCCGGTCCAAACGGTCCACTCGGGCATCCTGCAGGAAAACGCCGTAATGCTTGGCGAAAAATCCATGAAGAAGCTCAAAATACCGGCGCATGGAACCATCCAGCTCACCTTCGGATCTTTCCGGCAGGAGGTTACGGTCATTCCGGTGCCCAAATCCGACATTCTCCGCGTCAGCGAAGGACTGGCGCGGCGGCTTGGGCTCCGGCAACGACTGGCGCTCAATGTTTCCTATAGCTCAGGAAGCCGCATCTTGCGCCTTGGGCCGATAATCGGAGTGCTGGTGAGCCGTGACCATCCGGATCAACCCGACAGGCTGTTCGGCCCGATCACCATGTTCTGCCGGGAGCTGACCAATGCCTGCCATGCACAAGGAGCCTATGTATATTTCTTTACCCCGGAAGCGCTCGGAACGCACAGCACTTCCATTCAGGGCTGGGTATACGACGAAGGCTGGCGTAAGCTGAGTCTGCCTATTGCCGATGTGATCAACAATCGGCTTACCACGCGAAAGATGGAGAACAAACCTAGCGTACAGCATTTTCTGGCGGATGTAAAATCCCGCTATGGGACACATTTTTTCAATGAAAAATTTCTTGACAAGACTGAGGTATTTGAAGCGCTGGCCCAGGACGCCACCCTGCAGCGGTATCTGCCGGAATCCCATGCCCTGAAGGGTTTCGCGATACTCAAAAAAATGTGCGGAACCTATAACAGTGTGTTTCTTAAGCCGGTTCGCGGCAGTCTCGGCAAAGGCATTCTGCGCATTTCCAAGGATGAGAGCGGCAGCTACCGGCTGCTGTCCACCACGCCGATGGGCACGCGCAAACAAACTTATCCCAGTCTGGCAAAGCTGTTCCAATCCGTCGCTCCCAAAATGAAAACCACCCGCTACCAGATTCAGCAGGGCCTGCCCCTGCTGGAGCTGGGCCGGCGGCCAGTCGATTTCCGGGCCCTTGTGCAAAAGAACGGCACCGGAAAATGGGGCGTTACTTCAATTGTCGCCCGGACTGCAGGCAGCAACCATTTTGTCTCGAATCTGGCCCGCGGGGGGACGCTTAGCACAGCACGTGAGGCTATAGCGAAAAGCAGCCTGCCCTCCGGAGTGAAAGAGAACACGCAGGTTCTGCTTCCGCGGGCCGCCCTGGCCATTGCCAGGGGTGTAGAAACGTATATCCCCGCACATTTCGGAGAGCTGGGTATCGATCTCGCTCTGGATCAATCGGGCAGAATCTGGCTGCTGGAGGTCAACTCCAAGCCATCCAAAAATGACAACACCCCGCTGAACGATCAAAAGATCCGGCCGTCCGTAAAACAAATGATTTTATACTGCCGTTATCTGGCCGGATTATAA
- a CDS encoding YheC/YheD family endospore coat-associated protein yields MGLTFCNVHFTKQPQRVVYVSGELMKSLKLSGKKNIRLRLGKDAIPATIKPIKRAGKHLFLASGVKSAIKIPKSGGVYLRNLQNDEVQLGPLVGVLSDGPSSPGNPFGSRTGFIKQLLREGSNKCYIFAFMPRDIDWQQERVNGYFLNASGKFERKLVPLPDVVYNRLPSRRAETSPYINQLRERFGRKKIPYFNWSFFNKSDIYRMLENDGVANRFVPETRSNPSPEEMRDMLDRHHFVYYKPSAGSLGHGIYRLTYLQKKGYFARYRKNGKNVLLRFASFDSLMRMLRSRHGNSLQSYVVQQGIRLIEIDSCPIDFRFHMHKNGSNQWVVVGIGAKKAGRGSVTTHLKNGGALLTPQQALGRVFGARADEVLQRAKATAVKLAESLELQHRHLLGEIGFDLGIDQDEDIWMFEANAKPGRSIFRHPSLRAEGKASIEHILEHCLYLSKFRRRDEL; encoded by the coding sequence ATGGGTCTCACTTTTTGCAATGTGCATTTCACCAAGCAGCCCCAAAGAGTTGTCTACGTTTCGGGCGAACTGATGAAAAGCCTCAAACTGTCCGGCAAGAAAAACATCCGCCTGCGGCTTGGCAAAGATGCGATTCCGGCAACGATCAAGCCGATCAAACGTGCCGGGAAACATCTGTTCCTCGCTTCGGGAGTGAAGAGCGCAATCAAAATTCCGAAGTCCGGAGGCGTCTATCTCCGCAATCTGCAGAATGACGAAGTTCAGCTTGGTCCGCTTGTCGGCGTGTTATCCGACGGGCCGTCTTCACCGGGGAACCCTTTTGGCTCCCGTACGGGCTTCATCAAGCAGCTGCTGCGCGAAGGCAGCAACAAATGCTATATCTTTGCGTTCATGCCGCGTGATATTGACTGGCAGCAGGAGCGGGTCAACGGCTATTTCCTGAACGCGAGCGGCAAATTCGAGCGCAAGCTGGTTCCGCTGCCGGATGTTGTCTACAACCGTCTCCCCAGCCGCAGAGCGGAGACTTCACCGTACATCAACCAGCTTCGCGAACGGTTCGGACGCAAGAAGATTCCTTATTTCAACTGGAGCTTTTTCAATAAATCAGATATTTACCGGATGCTGGAGAATGACGGCGTGGCTAATCGTTTTGTCCCCGAAACGCGCAGCAACCCGAGCCCGGAAGAGATGCGTGATATGCTCGACCGCCATCATTTCGTGTATTATAAGCCTTCCGCCGGCAGCCTGGGACACGGGATATACCGGCTGACCTACCTTCAGAAGAAGGGCTACTTCGCCCGTTACCGGAAGAACGGCAAAAACGTGCTGCTGCGCTTTGCCAGCTTCGACAGCCTGATGCGGATGCTGCGGAGCCGGCATGGCAATAGCCTGCAAAGCTACGTGGTCCAGCAGGGCATCCGGCTCATTGAAATCGACAGCTGCCCGATCGACTTCCGTTTTCACATGCACAAGAACGGCAGCAATCAATGGGTTGTCGTCGGTATCGGAGCCAAAAAAGCCGGCCGGGGCAGCGTCACCACCCATCTCAAGAACGGCGGTGCGCTGCTCACTCCGCAGCAGGCGCTCGGCCGCGTCTTCGGGGCCAGAGCCGACGAAGTGCTGCAGCGGGCCAAAGCGACAGCTGTGAAACTGGCCGAATCCCTGGAGCTTCAGCACCGGCATCTGCTCGGCGAAATTGGCTTTGACCTTGGAATTGACCAGGATGAGGACATCTGGATGTTCGAGGCGAATGCCAAACCGGGACGCTCGATCTTCCGTCATCCATCTCTGCGCGCTGAGGGCAAAGCTTCCATTGAGCATATTCTGGAGCATTGTCTATACCTCAGCAAATTCCGCAGGAGGGATGAACTGTGA
- a CDS encoding YtrH family sporulation protein has product MNVFLSKAVLDFFIACGIVLGGAMLGGIGAVVSLQPPTQTMLDVADRIKIWALAAAVGGTIDPMRVIESNMLGGNLSPAIKQILYLVFAFLGAHMGSELVKWVCGKG; this is encoded by the coding sequence ATGAACGTTTTTCTGAGCAAAGCCGTCCTCGATTTCTTCATTGCCTGCGGGATTGTGCTGGGAGGCGCCATGCTGGGGGGGATCGGAGCCGTAGTTTCGCTGCAGCCGCCGACGCAGACCATGCTGGATGTGGCCGACCGGATCAAAATCTGGGCGCTTGCCGCCGCCGTCGGGGGAACCATTGACCCGATGCGGGTCATTGAGAGCAATATGCTGGGGGGGAATCTTTCCCCTGCCATCAAGCAAATCCTCTATTTAGTCTTTGCGTTTCTGGGCGCTCATATGGGCAGCGAGCTGGTCAAATGGGTGTGCGGCAAGGGGTGA
- a CDS encoding transposase — MYSIRQEELFSFEDLLLMRPEDKYSQIFEHLNLAPVLHALGKKNNRGRPEELNVPAMIYSLLIAKMEGIEFVSALVRRLRFSEEFRVQCRFTGSNRIPSEASYSRLIHVLEQTGMLEDLQDTLVLSALEEEFVTGMHLALDSSIVEAWDSLFSEAASKRRAARRAKKPSDAPVAQQLQLELTEPESEPVDERPKKPVYPPGRPSAEEKERRRKEREAYEESLGPFEKTIEQMLPYTYDELLAALPRHAARCDKKNAKGRLTSYYGFKANLLVDADCQYILSGLWSSANLNDQRMAVILLKGLLLKFPRLNVKHVLGDKGYDSAAIYQLIHSLGAYPTIPMIHHKEPPKGMNSDYNPVCSQGHTYRYDSFDAKYETLKYTQPSQCKDCPLSGSGCQKVFKIRIQTDLRKHTYPARGSESFTELYKKRTAVERVFAYLKEYFGMKRTRHRGVRARVDFQLSTLAYNLSKFALDKLNQRLRNSQQVA; from the coding sequence ATGTATTCTATTCGGCAAGAAGAGCTGTTTTCCTTTGAGGATTTGTTGCTGATGCGACCGGAAGATAAATACAGTCAGATCTTTGAACACTTAAATCTCGCTCCGGTCTTGCACGCGCTTGGAAAAAAGAACAACCGTGGGCGGCCGGAAGAACTAAACGTACCCGCGATGATCTACTCGCTGCTCATCGCAAAAATGGAGGGCATCGAGTTTGTATCCGCGTTGGTCCGGCGACTTCGATTCAGCGAGGAATTTCGGGTGCAGTGCCGGTTCACCGGTTCCAACCGCATCCCGAGCGAAGCCTCGTACTCCCGTTTGATTCATGTGCTTGAGCAAACGGGCATGCTCGAGGACCTTCAGGATACTCTGGTGCTGTCCGCCCTGGAGGAAGAGTTCGTTACGGGTATGCATCTCGCTTTGGATTCCTCTATCGTTGAGGCTTGGGATAGCCTATTTAGCGAAGCTGCATCCAAACGCCGCGCGGCCCGCCGTGCTAAAAAGCCAAGTGATGCTCCGGTGGCTCAGCAGCTGCAGCTAGAACTCACCGAGCCCGAGTCCGAGCCTGTGGACGAGCGGCCCAAAAAACCCGTCTACCCGCCTGGACGTCCTTCTGCTGAAGAAAAGGAACGTCGGCGCAAGGAACGGGAAGCTTATGAAGAGAGCCTAGGACCGTTTGAGAAAACCATTGAACAGATGCTGCCCTACACGTACGATGAATTGCTTGCAGCATTACCCCGGCATGCCGCGCGTTGTGACAAGAAAAATGCGAAAGGTAGACTTACCAGTTATTACGGGTTCAAGGCAAATCTGCTGGTCGATGCGGACTGTCAGTATATTCTTAGTGGCTTATGGAGTTCGGCGAATTTGAATGACCAGCGCATGGCGGTTATCCTTCTCAAAGGCCTGCTCCTGAAGTTTCCTAGGTTAAACGTAAAGCATGTCTTGGGAGACAAAGGGTACGACAGCGCAGCCATCTACCAGTTGATTCATTCGTTAGGCGCCTATCCTACGATTCCAATGATTCACCACAAAGAGCCGCCCAAGGGAATGAACTCGGACTACAATCCCGTATGCTCACAGGGGCATACCTACCGCTACGACAGTTTTGATGCCAAGTACGAAACGCTGAAGTATACCCAGCCGAGCCAGTGCAAAGACTGTCCACTTTCCGGTTCCGGCTGCCAAAAGGTGTTTAAAATCCGCATACAAACGGATTTACGCAAGCACACCTATCCCGCAAGAGGTAGCGAGAGCTTTACAGAGCTGTACAAGAAGCGTACGGCAGTGGAGCGAGTTTTTGCATATCTTAAAGAGTATTTTGGCATGAAACGTACGCGTCACCGCGGCGTCCGGGCAAGAGTTGATTTCCAGCTCAGTACACTAGCTTACAATCTCAGCAAGTTTGCGCTAGACAAGTTAAACCAGCGGTTACGCAACTCCCAGCAAGTGGCCTGA
- a CDS encoding YtpI family protein, translating into MILFIKYVLFILMIICLIGAAVYSYTSRRAQDPLEKGAKRSIMNILLGAMLVSLSLICMFVFRGSTVNVMIEAVFLLIGAFNIFSGLRSYGFYSRNRKNRTPLH; encoded by the coding sequence ATGATTCTGTTCATCAAATATGTGCTGTTCATTCTGATGATCATCTGTTTAATTGGTGCCGCCGTCTACAGCTACACTTCCCGCAGAGCACAGGACCCGCTCGAAAAAGGAGCCAAACGCTCCATCATGAACATTCTGCTTGGCGCCATGCTGGTCTCGCTCTCCCTGATCTGCATGTTTGTGTTCCGCGGCTCCACGGTCAATGTGATGATCGAGGCGGTGTTTCTGCTGATCGGGGCGTTCAATATCTTTTCCGGGCTGCGCAGCTATGGATTTTACAGCCGGAACCGGAAAAACCGAACACCTCTTCATTAA
- a CDS encoding DRTGG domain-containing protein: MEGQGDNITKHEQLLQHIESLKVGTKISVRKLAREMGVSEGTAYRAVKEAENLGIVITKERIGTVRVEKKPRNISDQLTFGDVVDIVEGHVLGGANGLNKHLHKYVIGAMKVDAMIRYIDADSLLIVGNREDVHSLALEQGAGVLVTGGFGTSREVKMLADELDLPVISSRHDTFTVASMINRAIFDRLIKKKIMLVEDIVDSKPRLNTLKISSTVAELRQLSLDSGEQRFPVTDEWNRVIGIVGRRDAEELAEGQSIEKVMVRSPVTAALQTSLASAAQIMMWEGIDFLPIVDRNRKLVGSLTRREVLQSLRDVSNQPQLGETFDHLIWNGFADERDEEGKLFFHGFITPQMATDLGTISEGVLSTLMTLSAFKAAKDITGNDYVLDNMSTYFIRPVQIEHSIIVMPKLLEISRRTCKLEIEISHMDILVAKAVLMLQSIDHG, from the coding sequence TTGGAAGGTCAAGGCGATAACATTACCAAGCATGAACAACTGCTGCAGCACATCGAGAGCCTGAAGGTAGGGACCAAAATTTCCGTCCGCAAACTGGCCAGGGAAATGGGGGTCAGCGAGGGCACGGCTTACCGTGCCGTGAAGGAGGCCGAGAATCTCGGCATCGTCATTACGAAGGAGCGGATCGGCACGGTCCGGGTGGAAAAGAAACCACGCAACATCTCCGACCAGCTGACCTTTGGAGATGTGGTGGATATCGTAGAGGGGCATGTGCTGGGCGGTGCGAACGGACTGAACAAGCATCTGCATAAATATGTCATCGGGGCCATGAAGGTGGACGCCATGATCCGATATATCGATGCGGACAGCCTGCTGATCGTGGGCAACCGCGAGGATGTGCACTCGCTTGCGCTGGAGCAGGGGGCAGGGGTGCTGGTGACCGGGGGTTTTGGGACAAGCCGTGAAGTCAAGATGCTGGCGGATGAACTGGATCTGCCCGTGATATCCTCCAGGCATGATACGTTTACCGTGGCTTCGATGATCAACCGGGCGATATTTGACCGGCTGATCAAGAAGAAAATTATGCTGGTTGAGGATATTGTCGACAGCAAGCCGCGCCTGAACACACTCAAAATTTCGAGCACGGTTGCCGAGCTGCGTCAGCTGTCCCTGGACAGCGGGGAGCAGCGTTTCCCGGTGACGGATGAATGGAACCGGGTCATCGGCATCGTGGGCCGCAGGGATGCAGAGGAGCTGGCCGAGGGCCAGAGCATTGAGAAGGTCATGGTCCGCAGCCCGGTTACTGCTGCGCTTCAGACCTCACTGGCTTCGGCGGCGCAGATTATGATGTGGGAAGGGATTGACTTCCTGCCCATCGTTGACCGCAACCGGAAGCTGGTCGGTTCGCTGACCCGGAGAGAGGTGCTGCAGAGCCTGCGGGATGTCAGCAACCAGCCGCAGCTCGGGGAAACCTTCGACCATCTGATCTGGAACGGCTTTGCCGACGAGCGGGACGAAGAGGGGAAATTGTTTTTCCATGGCTTCATTACCCCGCAGATGGCGACGGACCTGGGGACCATTTCCGAAGGTGTCTTGTCTACCCTGATGACTCTTTCCGCCTTCAAGGCGGCCAAGGATATCACGGGAAATGATTATGTGCTGGACAATATGTCCACCTATTTCATCCGTCCGGTACAGATCGAGCATTCCATTATTGTGATGCCGAAGCTGCTGGAAATCAGCCGCCGGACCTGCAAGCTGGAAATTGAAATCAGCCACATGGACATCCTGGTCGCCAAAGCGGTGCTGATGCTGCAGTCGATTGACCACGGCTGA
- a CDS encoding YlbF family regulator: MNVIDKAHELARAIKDSSEVADITSAMRVIEADQESKRMLDNFRQSQIELQQRMMNGEMPPQEEMEKMEKLFEVLNLNLGIRRLFDAERRLSVVIEDVNKIITDSLSQMYGGAQ, encoded by the coding sequence ATGAACGTAATCGACAAGGCGCATGAATTGGCACGGGCCATTAAGGACAGCAGTGAGGTAGCCGATATCACAAGCGCGATGAGGGTGATTGAAGCGGATCAGGAGAGCAAACGGATGCTGGACAACTTCCGGCAGAGCCAGATCGAGCTGCAGCAGCGGATGATGAACGGGGAAATGCCTCCGCAGGAAGAAATGGAAAAGATGGAGAAGCTGTTCGAGGTGCTTAACCTGAATCTGGGCATCCGCCGTTTATTCGATGCAGAACGCCGTCTAAGCGTGGTTATTGAGGATGTGAACAAAATTATTACTGACAGCCTGTCGCAAATGTACGGCGGTGCACAATAA
- a CDS encoding YheC/YheD family endospore coat-associated protein, translating into MTETAMGFLGIMISRGHGNPPIAEREFCSQLCRAAPLYNLQVIVFCPDGVAGDGRTVSGYAWENGEWKPARASAPDVLYNRCLNTGPQEKKAASSALAALSRSLPWSRGLPDKWRVYEILRRSRRAAGLLPETRLYKNSRELGTMLAERDAGVFLKPRAGSHGKRTLHAVRLPRSQGGGINLRGRDGANHPFHHVFGTVDEGLGWIHDFIGLRRYIIQPYLQLTDSRGQPFDVRVLMQKNGRGVWMLTGMAVRLGSRGSLTSNLHGGGTAVAPLPFLLAEYGESGGELLQELAGAAAYLSPLLEEACGRLGELGLDFGLDSAGRIFLLEANSKPGRTVFRLTGDRRAARLAAENPLRYTRHLLLTSAAGAGVRRWTAPLYRENDISMVPKEDS; encoded by the coding sequence ATGACGGAGACAGCAATGGGGTTCCTGGGCATTATGATAAGCCGGGGCCATGGGAATCCCCCAATCGCAGAACGGGAGTTCTGCAGCCAACTATGCCGGGCAGCCCCGCTGTACAATCTCCAGGTCATCGTGTTTTGCCCGGATGGCGTAGCCGGTGACGGTCGAACCGTCAGCGGATATGCCTGGGAGAACGGGGAGTGGAAGCCCGCGCGGGCCTCGGCCCCCGACGTCCTGTACAACCGCTGTCTAAACACCGGTCCGCAGGAAAAAAAAGCTGCTTCCTCCGCCTTGGCCGCGCTATCCCGCTCCCTTCCCTGGTCGCGCGGACTGCCCGATAAGTGGAGGGTCTATGAAATTCTCCGGCGGAGCCGCCGTGCTGCGGGGCTTCTGCCCGAAACCCGGCTCTATAAGAACTCCAGGGAGCTGGGAACCATGCTTGCGGAAAGAGATGCCGGGGTGTTCCTGAAGCCCAGAGCCGGCTCGCACGGCAAACGCACCCTGCATGCTGTCAGACTGCCCCGGAGCCAAGGCGGAGGAATTAACCTGCGCGGGCGGGATGGGGCTAATCACCCTTTTCACCATGTATTCGGCACGGTGGATGAAGGGCTGGGCTGGATCCACGACTTCATCGGCTTGCGCCGCTATATTATACAGCCTTATTTACAGCTTACAGACAGCCGCGGCCAGCCGTTCGATGTGCGCGTGCTTATGCAGAAGAACGGCCGCGGTGTCTGGATGCTGACCGGCATGGCCGTACGGCTGGGCAGCCGCGGCTCCCTTACCTCCAATCTGCACGGTGGAGGAACTGCAGTCGCTCCCCTGCCATTCCTGCTTGCAGAATACGGGGAGTCAGGAGGGGAGCTGCTGCAGGAACTGGCCGGGGCGGCGGCTTATCTCTCTCCATTGCTGGAGGAAGCCTGCGGCAGACTCGGAGAGCTGGGTCTCGATTTCGGCCTTGATTCCGCCGGGAGAATCTTTCTGCTTGAAGCCAATTCCAAGCCAGGGCGCACCGTGTTCCGGCTGACGGGCGACCGCCGGGCTGCTAGACTCGCTGCCGAGAATCCGCTGCGCTATACCCGGCATCTGCTGCTCACATCTGCGGCGGGTGCGGGTGTTCGCCGCTGGACCGCTCCATTATATAGGGAGAATGATATATCAATGGTTCCTAAGGAGGATTCATAA